A single genomic interval of Acipenser ruthenus chromosome 28, fAciRut3.2 maternal haplotype, whole genome shotgun sequence harbors:
- the LOC117434829 gene encoding SH3 and cysteine-rich domain-containing protein 2-like isoform X4, with translation MTENNEKENEPQNLAVQRSPGTVSIQPVSKLQRLKRSLSFKTMIRSRSVENFFQRSNSEIRLPGDLITAPPPPPSPPPAPSPASSPNTALTSKPPTQLRPLRTHCFQEHVFRKPTHCQLCNHMIVGNSKQGLRCKACKLGAHLWCSSELSQQQCNGKASGAFKRNFSSPLLVNDQLCVVKETPPPGKARVDPVYETLRYGTSLAQLERSSFGSVSESPTRSLNERDEGGEDGEESLRSGEEEMGSQESEKAVSEDRVSLKTPCRLEGPPKHSYVALYKFLPQEVNDLELQPGDRVQVTDDSNEDWWKGKSADKVGFFPANFVQRVRPGERVWRASNSYQGRRELGQMSVKECQICVGKGEDREGFLKVSSGKKRGLVPTDSLEEI, from the exons tTGCAGAGGCTGAAGCGCTCGCTCTCCTTCAAGACCATGATCCGCAGTCGAAGCGTCGAGAACTTCTTCCAGCGTTCCAACAGCGAGATCCGTCTCCCCGGCGACCTCATCACGGCCCcgccccctcccccttccccgcCCCCGGCTCCCAGCCCCGCCTCCAGCCCTAACACCGCCCTCACCTCTAAGCCCCCCACTCAGCTCCGCCCCCTCCGTACTCACTGCTTCCAGGAGCACGTGTTCCGAAAGCCCAcccactgccagctctgcaacCACATGATCGTGG GGAACTCCAAGCAGGGGCTGCGCTGTAAAGCCTGCAAGCTTGGCGCTCACTTGTGGTGTTCATCGGAACTGTCACAGCAGCAGTGCAATGGCAAGGcg tCGGGGGCATTCAAGCGGAATTTCAGCTCCCCCCTCCTGGTGAATGACCAGCTGTGTGTGGTGAAGGAGACCCCTCCCCCTG GGAAGGCCCGTGTGGACCCTGTGTACGAAACTCTGCGCTACGGGACCTCCCTTGCTCAGCTGGAACGCTCCAGCTTCGGCAGCGTCTCTGAGTCCCCTACCAGGAGCCTG AATGAGCGGGATGAGGGCGGAGAGGACGGGGAGGAGAGCCTGCGGAGCGGAGAGGAGGAGATGGGCAGCCAGG AAAGCGAGAAGGCTGTGTCGGAGGACAGAGTCAGCTTGAAG accccCTGCAGACTCGAGGGGCCCCCAAAGCACTCCTACGTGGCGCTCTACAAATTCCTCCCTCAAGAAGTGAACGACCTGGAGCTGCA GCCAGGTGACAGGGTGCAGGTGACAGACGACTCCAATGAAGACTGGTGGAAG GGTAAGAGCGCGGACAAGGTTGGCTTCTTCCCAGCAAACTTTGTCCAGAGAGTGCGGCCGGGTGAGAGGGTGTGGAGAGCCAGCAACTCCTACCAGGGCAGGAGGGAGCTGGGACAGATGAGTGTGAAAGAGTGCCAG ATCTGCGTTGGGAAAGGTGAGGACAGGGAAGGCTTTCTGAAGGTGAGCAGTGGTAAGAAGAGGGGTCTGGTACCCACAGACTCGCTGGAGGAGATCTGA
- the LOC117434829 gene encoding SH3 and cysteine-rich domain-containing protein 2-like isoform X3 produces MTENNEKENEPQNLAVQRSPGTVSIQPVSKLQRLKRSLSFKTMIRSRSVENFFQRSNSEIRLPGDLITAPPPPPSPPPAPSPASSPNTALTSKPPTQLRPLRTHCFQEHVFRKPTHCQLCNHMIVGNSKQGLRCKACKLGAHLWCSSELSQQQCNGKASGAFKRNFSSPLLVNDQLCVVKETPPPAGKARVDPVYETLRYGTSLAQLERSSFGSVSESPTRSLNERDEGGEDGEESLRSGEEEMGSQESEKAVSEDRVSLKTPCRLEGPPKHSYVALYKFLPQEVNDLELQPGDRVQVTDDSNEDWWKGKSADKVGFFPANFVQRVRPGERVWRASNSYQGRRELGQMSVKECQICVGKGEDREGFLKVSSGKKRGLVPTDSLEEI; encoded by the exons tTGCAGAGGCTGAAGCGCTCGCTCTCCTTCAAGACCATGATCCGCAGTCGAAGCGTCGAGAACTTCTTCCAGCGTTCCAACAGCGAGATCCGTCTCCCCGGCGACCTCATCACGGCCCcgccccctcccccttccccgcCCCCGGCTCCCAGCCCCGCCTCCAGCCCTAACACCGCCCTCACCTCTAAGCCCCCCACTCAGCTCCGCCCCCTCCGTACTCACTGCTTCCAGGAGCACGTGTTCCGAAAGCCCAcccactgccagctctgcaacCACATGATCGTGG GGAACTCCAAGCAGGGGCTGCGCTGTAAAGCCTGCAAGCTTGGCGCTCACTTGTGGTGTTCATCGGAACTGTCACAGCAGCAGTGCAATGGCAAGGcg tCGGGGGCATTCAAGCGGAATTTCAGCTCCCCCCTCCTGGTGAATGACCAGCTGTGTGTGGTGAAGGAGACCCCTCCCCCTG cagGGAAGGCCCGTGTGGACCCTGTGTACGAAACTCTGCGCTACGGGACCTCCCTTGCTCAGCTGGAACGCTCCAGCTTCGGCAGCGTCTCTGAGTCCCCTACCAGGAGCCTG AATGAGCGGGATGAGGGCGGAGAGGACGGGGAGGAGAGCCTGCGGAGCGGAGAGGAGGAGATGGGCAGCCAGG AAAGCGAGAAGGCTGTGTCGGAGGACAGAGTCAGCTTGAAG accccCTGCAGACTCGAGGGGCCCCCAAAGCACTCCTACGTGGCGCTCTACAAATTCCTCCCTCAAGAAGTGAACGACCTGGAGCTGCA GCCAGGTGACAGGGTGCAGGTGACAGACGACTCCAATGAAGACTGGTGGAAG GGTAAGAGCGCGGACAAGGTTGGCTTCTTCCCAGCAAACTTTGTCCAGAGAGTGCGGCCGGGTGAGAGGGTGTGGAGAGCCAGCAACTCCTACCAGGGCAGGAGGGAGCTGGGACAGATGAGTGTGAAAGAGTGCCAG ATCTGCGTTGGGAAAGGTGAGGACAGGGAAGGCTTTCTGAAGGTGAGCAGTGGTAAGAAGAGGGGTCTGGTACCCACAGACTCGCTGGAGGAGATCTGA
- the LOC117434829 gene encoding SH3 and cysteine-rich domain-containing protein 2-like isoform X2, whose translation MTENNEKENEPQNLAVQRSPGTVSIQPVSKLQRLKRSLSFKTMIRSRSVENFFQRSNSEIRLPGDLITAPPPPPSPPPAPSPASSPNTALTSKPPTQLRPLRTHCFQEHVFRKPTHCQLCNHMIVGNSKQGLRCKACKLGAHLWCSSELSQQQCNGKAVREGSGAFKRNFSSPLLVNDQLCVVKETPPPGKARVDPVYETLRYGTSLAQLERSSFGSVSESPTRSLNERDEGGEDGEESLRSGEEEMGSQESEKAVSEDRVSLKTPCRLEGPPKHSYVALYKFLPQEVNDLELQPGDRVQVTDDSNEDWWKGKSADKVGFFPANFVQRVRPGERVWRASNSYQGRRELGQMSVKECQICVGKGEDREGFLKVSSGKKRGLVPTDSLEEI comes from the exons tTGCAGAGGCTGAAGCGCTCGCTCTCCTTCAAGACCATGATCCGCAGTCGAAGCGTCGAGAACTTCTTCCAGCGTTCCAACAGCGAGATCCGTCTCCCCGGCGACCTCATCACGGCCCcgccccctcccccttccccgcCCCCGGCTCCCAGCCCCGCCTCCAGCCCTAACACCGCCCTCACCTCTAAGCCCCCCACTCAGCTCCGCCCCCTCCGTACTCACTGCTTCCAGGAGCACGTGTTCCGAAAGCCCAcccactgccagctctgcaacCACATGATCGTGG GGAACTCCAAGCAGGGGCTGCGCTGTAAAGCCTGCAAGCTTGGCGCTCACTTGTGGTGTTCATCGGAACTGTCACAGCAGCAGTGCAATGGCAAGGcggtgagagagggg tCGGGGGCATTCAAGCGGAATTTCAGCTCCCCCCTCCTGGTGAATGACCAGCTGTGTGTGGTGAAGGAGACCCCTCCCCCTG GGAAGGCCCGTGTGGACCCTGTGTACGAAACTCTGCGCTACGGGACCTCCCTTGCTCAGCTGGAACGCTCCAGCTTCGGCAGCGTCTCTGAGTCCCCTACCAGGAGCCTG AATGAGCGGGATGAGGGCGGAGAGGACGGGGAGGAGAGCCTGCGGAGCGGAGAGGAGGAGATGGGCAGCCAGG AAAGCGAGAAGGCTGTGTCGGAGGACAGAGTCAGCTTGAAG accccCTGCAGACTCGAGGGGCCCCCAAAGCACTCCTACGTGGCGCTCTACAAATTCCTCCCTCAAGAAGTGAACGACCTGGAGCTGCA GCCAGGTGACAGGGTGCAGGTGACAGACGACTCCAATGAAGACTGGTGGAAG GGTAAGAGCGCGGACAAGGTTGGCTTCTTCCCAGCAAACTTTGTCCAGAGAGTGCGGCCGGGTGAGAGGGTGTGGAGAGCCAGCAACTCCTACCAGGGCAGGAGGGAGCTGGGACAGATGAGTGTGAAAGAGTGCCAG ATCTGCGTTGGGAAAGGTGAGGACAGGGAAGGCTTTCTGAAGGTGAGCAGTGGTAAGAAGAGGGGTCTGGTACCCACAGACTCGCTGGAGGAGATCTGA
- the LOC117434829 gene encoding SH3 and cysteine-rich domain-containing protein 2-like isoform X1, translating to MTENNEKENEPQNLAVQRSPGTVSIQPVSKLQRLKRSLSFKTMIRSRSVENFFQRSNSEIRLPGDLITAPPPPPSPPPAPSPASSPNTALTSKPPTQLRPLRTHCFQEHVFRKPTHCQLCNHMIVGNSKQGLRCKACKLGAHLWCSSELSQQQCNGKAVREGSGAFKRNFSSPLLVNDQLCVVKETPPPAGKARVDPVYETLRYGTSLAQLERSSFGSVSESPTRSLNERDEGGEDGEESLRSGEEEMGSQESEKAVSEDRVSLKTPCRLEGPPKHSYVALYKFLPQEVNDLELQPGDRVQVTDDSNEDWWKGKSADKVGFFPANFVQRVRPGERVWRASNSYQGRRELGQMSVKECQICVGKGEDREGFLKVSSGKKRGLVPTDSLEEI from the exons tTGCAGAGGCTGAAGCGCTCGCTCTCCTTCAAGACCATGATCCGCAGTCGAAGCGTCGAGAACTTCTTCCAGCGTTCCAACAGCGAGATCCGTCTCCCCGGCGACCTCATCACGGCCCcgccccctcccccttccccgcCCCCGGCTCCCAGCCCCGCCTCCAGCCCTAACACCGCCCTCACCTCTAAGCCCCCCACTCAGCTCCGCCCCCTCCGTACTCACTGCTTCCAGGAGCACGTGTTCCGAAAGCCCAcccactgccagctctgcaacCACATGATCGTGG GGAACTCCAAGCAGGGGCTGCGCTGTAAAGCCTGCAAGCTTGGCGCTCACTTGTGGTGTTCATCGGAACTGTCACAGCAGCAGTGCAATGGCAAGGcggtgagagagggg tCGGGGGCATTCAAGCGGAATTTCAGCTCCCCCCTCCTGGTGAATGACCAGCTGTGTGTGGTGAAGGAGACCCCTCCCCCTG cagGGAAGGCCCGTGTGGACCCTGTGTACGAAACTCTGCGCTACGGGACCTCCCTTGCTCAGCTGGAACGCTCCAGCTTCGGCAGCGTCTCTGAGTCCCCTACCAGGAGCCTG AATGAGCGGGATGAGGGCGGAGAGGACGGGGAGGAGAGCCTGCGGAGCGGAGAGGAGGAGATGGGCAGCCAGG AAAGCGAGAAGGCTGTGTCGGAGGACAGAGTCAGCTTGAAG accccCTGCAGACTCGAGGGGCCCCCAAAGCACTCCTACGTGGCGCTCTACAAATTCCTCCCTCAAGAAGTGAACGACCTGGAGCTGCA GCCAGGTGACAGGGTGCAGGTGACAGACGACTCCAATGAAGACTGGTGGAAG GGTAAGAGCGCGGACAAGGTTGGCTTCTTCCCAGCAAACTTTGTCCAGAGAGTGCGGCCGGGTGAGAGGGTGTGGAGAGCCAGCAACTCCTACCAGGGCAGGAGGGAGCTGGGACAGATGAGTGTGAAAGAGTGCCAG ATCTGCGTTGGGAAAGGTGAGGACAGGGAAGGCTTTCTGAAGGTGAGCAGTGGTAAGAAGAGGGGTCTGGTACCCACAGACTCGCTGGAGGAGATCTGA